The genomic DNA AAATGTGTGAGGCAGGAATGTTACCGTATGCCAACGTAGTGTGATGAGGGGCAGGGTCAGATGACAGTGGGGGCAGGTGCTGATCTGGTCTGGGTCACCTCCGTCACCCCAGGGACCTCTGCTGGGTCCGTCTGACGGAATTGTTGACTTATAGGTCCTGCTTAGCCAAGGAGTGGCCCCCTGCCTGAAGAAATCATCCTCACTCTCTGCCTCTTCATCGTCCCACCTGGTTGCTGGAACACACTCCAGCTGGTTTGTTGGATCCAGACAAAGGTGTTACTTCAATGACTGCTTGTTGAAAAATGCTGTACAGTGGATTTGGGCTTGAAGCGAGACTATGGGAGAAGTATGGAAGCCCCGATTTTCTCAACTGCGTTAATGACTTATGAACAGGTGAAAAAAAGGATGCCAGGATAATTTTACttactaaaagtaaaattaaaagttacttttgttttttttcattttggagaGCATTCGAATCACGGGCGAATACACTCATTTTGTTAACATTGCGAGATGTTTTTAATGCTCCACATAAGGTATGTGTAGCGTCAGTTAATTGTTCCCATATTCTATGAAATGCTTGAAAAGATGTATACCTCATGTTCCTCTATATCCTCAGCTGGAAATGATGCCATACAGGTCCTACAAGTCACTGCTATATTAGctttaaaaaatagaaaacagaCATGGTCatagttaaaagaaaaaaactattctGTAAGTTAATTGGTGTTTGTGCTGAAACCTCAAACATCCCCTTACTCTTGTTTGGTGGCAGTTTGCTGGTAGTTTGAGGAGGACCTGTGCCATTGTCAGTAGCTGAGCAGGTCAAGCTGTGCTTGGGCTGGTCCTTCAGGGTGACGTAGCGGCCGCAGTCCCTGCAGAGTTCAGTGCGACTCCCACAGACCAGACAATGTTTGCCCAGCTCCTTCCACGGCAGCTCCAGCTCGCAGAACTGACAGCTCTGCAGACGCTCCACGCACTCATCAGACTGGGAGACGGAGCAGAGAAGAGTCAGACTGATAAATAGGAGTTTAACCTTTACTACAGATCTGATGTCAGACAGTGTTGCTCTTTTGGATGCTcttgctccccccccccccccttgttgACAGGAATTAAGTTATGGGGTAACTCTGAATATTTGCATCTTCTGGCATTTGTTGGTGTGATGGCCACAGCCATGGCCAGAGGCCACACAGCAGTCTTAAAAATGGTAACTTCTTGCActcacatttattttctttggcttATGTTTTCTAAAGATTGGTTCATATCATTTTCCAGATACATTATACATACTTTATTTAGTTGAAAGCAAAAGGTATCTTTTTTTAGCACGCACATTTAGTTACTTTTGTATTGTCTATTTCTTTCTTgtaaccattattttttttagctcaTGACTTTGGAGATTCCACACTAAGATCTTTCCAGGCAGTCTGCTGGGCAAAAGGGTGATGGCTGGAGAAAGAGCTGTTTTATAATTggctttggttttttttttttttttctggcataagtgttggttttgttttgattgttcTTTGTAGTTTAATTAGTACTGTTTTATTGTTAGATTCCCCTTTGTGTCAACCATGGTCTGATCAGCCAGTATATTTGTTCCCTTTCTTTCATGTTTGTTAGGTCAGGGCAGTTGTACGTTAGTTTGTTCTGTTTAGTTGACCTCTTTTATGGGTCCAGAACTTATCTTCACTTTTGTTGTTTAATAATTCTTGCTATTTTGGGGTGAATAAAACTCCTTCTTTTGAAACTTACCTGTGGCTCCATGTGCCTTACTGCTTTGTCCCTCACCGTTGGCATGAAAGTGGAAATGAAATGAGGAACTTTCTGGAGTTTCAATCCAGAATAATGATCAATCCTTGAAACCCCTCATGAGAGaccaattttaaaaagtatgttTAAAATCAAAGCAACAGTGGCCTACTCTACATATCCTAACTTTTAGTCCCTAGTGTGGCTTACTggatcctacacttcccataatgcaacaagATCATTAGAGATGTTTCCTATACTGtacaatactatactatagcttaTGTCCAGGCAAACACCCCCAACAGTACCACTATACTTACCTCATGATCCAATAGGTGACAACGTTCCATCTTCTGGTTACACTTGGAGCATCTTACCTGCAAACAAACAGAGTTGTTAACCTACAGAACATGcaccagcgtgtgtgtgtgtgtgtgtgtacctgggtGTGCTCTTCCTCTCTATGTTGGTTCAGTTGCTCTCTGGGAACTGGTTCATCACAGTCAGGGCAGAGACATAAGAAGCGGCTGCAGTGTGTTTCATGTAGAGCAAAGTTGGCCTCTGCGACCTCCTTGTGGCTTAAAGAGAAGAGAGGGTCATATTCTGTCTGTCATGACAGGTATAAAAAGGTATAGAAAGCTGTATCCTTAgggtttatttattattctgGCATATTTAGATTCAACCCCCATCCACACCCCAGTAATCTTCAAACAGTCCCTTATGGTTACTGGCTGATATGAgtgtatatacattttttttctcagtttttctCCACTCTATGCAATTGTCAACCTTTATTGCGACTGGATTATTTACACCAAGAACTACGCAgaggtagcctgacaagccagacccacatctaGATaatgggtctgggaactcaccattgacagggctcaatccgaggggcgggataaacggttgtctttcaaattccctctgcacataataggatagcgctacaaccaggcagagcaacgaagaaggcagcaaagctagttgatagattaaacttttgccgtatgcggtcggcaaaactccgaacacatgttccttttttaagaatgacttcagtgccgttctttgttcttttctcaaagaaaagcttaattcaaagtcttccagaagaccgctgttcccaacAGCAGCAgacataagcccgcccaccgattctatacacgatgtgattggcctgaccaaaatttggtttttccagctcgcaagcaaaaggagagtgcctagactgactctggctgcaaattaaatttggcactagggtgcgtctagatttctaggctaatgcAGAGGGGATTCATGTGTAAAGTttagttctttaaaaaaaaaatgtttttaagtccacaattattattattattattattattattattattattattattattattattattaattatcgTAATATATTCAAAGAGGTGTCAATACTGGGGCAAGACAGGAAGTTGTTACATTATGCATTGACTGTGAAAATTACTACTGACTCACTGAATTATTGATTTGACTGGTGTTGTTATTGGATTTAAAAAGAAGAATCAGTTGACACTAGTAATTAGGCACacactttaaaggtgccctgccatacaaaatcGTTttaacttgcattttttgaaatatgttaggtatGTGTtagtgttatgttgtgaatgtgaaaatgaactgctgcctcctctatcagctctagccactgaaaagaaataagcggagaaatcaggccaattacaaaagctggtcagtctgacatcatgttgcctgagctcattactattcatgagctcgcccagttgggctgggtaaaggattctgacagccaggctctcattggctgttagctaatcagattcaaacagcttagcttgttgaatattaatgagaactggcagaaattgaGCTGAGTcgtcctgtaggctttctataccacgctagaatgacTTGAACAAGGCAACcatggcattttttttccacaaaaaatgttacagagtccatggtagaacttcagacgttagctaccacaaagtaatgaaatacgtgtggcagggcacctttaaagaagACCATCAACAAGAGGTGTCCCTCTGGTAAATGTAGACCATaacacctttttctttttcatcttgAGCACAAAAGTGAACTGTTTGTACCCATTGTCCTATGAAATGTAGTCATGTTATGTGTCCACTGTGGAAACATCTGCCCTGTTTCCAAAATctgtagtaggctacagtaAGCCTAATACAGAAAGTGAAAGGCAAAGTATGTATCCTCCTCGGGCTGTAGCCTATCCTTCTAGGTAATGAGTCTTACTTCTTTCTAATGAAATCACTTTATGGAAAAGTCCATTAACACAATTTACAAGTGCTTGCCTTGCCATCAGATATTCACAAGTAGGTTACAATGAATGTGAGTTAGGAGTTCCAGTTTCTTACAAATAGCGGCTTACGTAGGTCTAATGCACCAAGCAGGACTAACCTACGCTGCCTGTGGGGTGTTTGTTGGAATACAGCCGTCCAAATCAAACTGACATAAATATTATTCATATAATTCTACTTGAACTAAAAGTAAACTCTCACCACTGGCCGCAGGTGCGTGTTGCCTCTTTGTTATCCATCGACAAAAATCCTTGAATAATAACCCACTGACAGCTAAAGTGTCATGACTTGACACTTGGTCTCAATTCAGCAGAACCGAAAGCTAAACCGTTCTGTTTCAGCACTTGTTGTTATTTGCGCATCTGACACATGATGGCGCCAAAGGTCTAATGTGACTGCTATGGTTGTGTCAGTTCAATTTACGGTAAGCTTGATTGTGACTGCAGCACCGAATCATGTCTGTAGAGATATCACACTGTGTGAATAGTGCCTGAGCCTTAAAAAGATCTCAATATTCTGGAAGAATTCCGAACATATATGTTCTCTCTTGAACTTAAATTGTGATATTGCAAATAACCTATTGTCCTTGGGTTTTTTATTACAAGATGATCATAATATCTTTAATAACCCCTGCAGACATGACAGCACGAGGGGAAGCTAAATTAAGCAGTTAATTAATTACCATACTTACTAGCCTACTAGCCTGCTACGTTTGATGGACCCAGTGAGCTGGACAAAAAGAGGATGAATCAATGTTGGAGCAAAGGTCAGTGGTGCGTTAGCCTATTATTAATTCCACTATTTTTCTTGGCAAGACCCAAGATGGTTGAGTAATTGAATGAATATGTGTCTAGTGTCTACCTCATCGATtcaaattattataattagcaAAAACTCAAACATCATGGGTATCGCAGAAGAAGAGACTTTTCATCAATATTTACATGTTCATCATAATGCCACTACCCTATTATATCCAGTAATTACAGTATTTTCCATCGTAAGCTAACATAGAAAGGCCTAAGGTGTTGATTGCGATATTTCCGATAGTTATTGAATGcagcaaaaatagaaaaagaaaagagttgGAGGAAGGAAGCACGACGCGTCACTATGGAGACAGAATGATGCCGGAAGTAGCGACTGTAATGGTGAGCTGTGCTGTGTCCACTATACTTTGGTTGACTATAAAACagaataaagtgaaaaaaagtagTAGAGTATTTAGCGTGGGGCTGTATACTTTAGTCTCGTGCAAGAGAGTTGAAACACACTGCTGCAGTGATTTGTTTGCTCGTCTTTCTTTTTAGTCATAGTAAAAATGGCCCGAAAAGCTATCGACGTGTCAGCAATATTTCGGGTCTTAACGTTACTTCAGTTTGAAGACATTTAGCTACTGTATCCGTAGTGGTTTATAAGTGATTCTGGCAGACAAAACCGAACTTGTTCACACAACAAATGCCAGTTTTATTTTGGGTAAGCTTGTTGTGTGTAACGTCTGCGGTTATGCCGactacaacttttttttaaacgtttttaaaGATCTGACCAATTTGCCATGAGTAAGGCCACAATCAAATAGGCGCATTTGAAAGGATTTTTGTTTGATAATATCACTATAACGTTACGCTGTAATTTGGTTTAGCTCTATTAGGCATAGGCCACTGTAGAATGAGGCGACAGAATACTCAAACATTTCTATTTTGCCATTTATCTCAATAAAGACCTTTTATCATTTTCAAGTAAGTTTGAAAAGTAGTCATGGATTGAGTTTAAGAGTGGGCACATGTGCACCTACAAGCGCTGTCTGACCTCACCCACCACCTCCAATTCACCCCCACCTGCAACCAGGAATGTCCCGCTCAGCCACCCTGGCCCTTAATGTTGGGGCCCAGGCCCCAGAGGCTCTGTCCCTACTGCACCAGCGCCTGTTGTTGGCTGAGGAGGAGGCTGAAGGTCTTATTGAAGACATGGGCGCTCTGGGGGTTTCCAGGGACCAAATCTTGGGATCTGCACAGAGAATAGACGCTATTCAGCACCCTGTAAGTCCTCTGAAGATGCCTTGGGTCCTTGGGGATGAAGGCATACTGTGGCAACAGTGTGACGCTCTAGTGACTCGGGTGTGTCGCATGGAAAGTCTGCTACAGACCCTCAAACTCACCATCTTCCGCCTAGAGACTGAGAGAGCGCTGGATCCCTCTCACACAGGTAATGGCTGAtatgtaatgtaaaaacattAGTGATCTTACTAATTGTATTGATACACTAGCAGCTACAATCAGGATCCAGCTATGCAGTGGAATATAAACAAGGGCAAAGATGGGGGATACTTAAACATAacacaactagggctgggtatcgttcaaaaaatGTTCGACACCGCTactgataccaataccgtgattTCGATACCGGTtcttaaacaatacttttttcgataccaatttaaTAAAACTTAAACACTGTGGCAcaaatctctttatttatttttctgctccTACTATGTTGAGCAccgtctctgtgcgtaacgtagagtttttcctgcccgccttacattattagatcttggtagaagcgtGCTGCATACTTATTGGCTCACTGGCACAGGTGAGATTGAGGTATTGAAATTCGGTATTTAATGACTAGGCAATTTTCGAAtgtcgatactttagaggcaattcggtcggtgcctaaaaagtattgaattcggtacccagccctaaacaCAACTAATGACTATATCATTAGAATTACAGATATTAAGTAGACATACAAAAATTGTGTGGAAAAAATGTTTGAGAGTTGTGGGTACGTTTTTGTTGCGTTATTTTCTGACTGCTAATGTTCCCGGTGCAGCTCATCTGAAGCAGCAGCTGGCAGCGCTGCAGCAGGAGAGTCAGGAGGAGTATCAGGCCTCCAGGAGGGAGGTGATGAAGCTCAGGGACCGACTTCAGCAGGCTTACCAGGAAAGAGACGAGGCTCGCACAGAGGTGCAGATGCTGGGGGAGACCGTGGAGGTAGCTACTGCCGCCAAGGTGATGCTATAATTCCTTTTACGGCTTGGGTCTTACTTTTGAACACTACTCACCATTTTCATGAGATAAAGTTATACATCAAGATGGGATGTTTGTAATTATCACCTTTGTTTTTACTTCAAATTAAATCATTGATGCCAGTGTGTCCCTTTGCCTTTTATAATAATGCTGTTGTGT from Perca fluviatilis chromosome 2, GENO_Pfluv_1.0, whole genome shotgun sequence includes the following:
- the xaf1 gene encoding XIAP-associated factor 1, whose translation is MDNKEATRTCGQCHKEVAEANFALHETHCSRFLCLCPDCDEPVPREQLNQHREEEHTQVRCSKCNQKMERCHLLDHESDECVERLQSCQFCELELPWKELGKHCLVCGSRTELCRDCGRYVTLKDQPKHSLTCSATDNGTGPPQTTSKLPPNKTNIAVTCRTCMASFPAEDIEEHELECVPATRWDDEEAESEDDFFRQGATPWLSRTYKSTIPSDGPSRGPWGDGGDPDQISTCPHCHLTLPLITLRWHTAKCRIHVHLK